The Nisaea sp. DNA window GATATGCCCTTCGACCTCTTCATAGGTTTCCTGCGCCCGTATGATCGTCGCATCGGATTTCAGGTCCGGATAATTCTCCGCCAGCGCGAAGAGGCGGCCAAGGCCGGTCTCCAGTGCCTGCGAGGCTTCAAGATGGGCGGCAAGTTCCGTTGGATCGGTCGGACTGTAGGGTTGCTGTACCTTGGCGCGAAGCTCGACGACGCGTGTCAGCAGCTCCTTCTCATGATCCATGAAACGCTGCGCCAGCTTCAGAATGTTGGGAACGAGGTCGAACCGCTTCTGCAGCTGCACGTCGACAGAGGACAGAGCCTCAAGCGCCTTGTTCTTGCGCGAGATGATCGAGGCATACCAGAAATAGAGACCGATAAAGATGATGGCCGGCACGCCGTAGACGATCATTGGATCCATCGAAAGACCTCCCCCAAAGGGTCAAAAAACTGCGGCACACTCCTGCGGGGAGAAGCATGCCGCCGACGTATCAGTCTATGAGCTATTATCCGGAATGTGCAGCCACGGAATGCCTCTGGCCCAACTTTAGGCTGTCCTTAAACCCGGCTGGACGCCCCGAGGTTCAGCTCCCGCAGGATCGCGCCGACATATTCCAGATCCTCCCTGATATCATCCAAATAAGCCGGGTCGGTCACCTCCCGCCCCATACCCGGATCCACGAACCATTCCCGTCCGTCGTTCATGGCGATATGAATCTTGCCGCCCGAGAAACCGATGCCGACCTCGGCTCGGAATATCGATCTCAGGCGCAAAATCCTATCGATCATCGATGGTGTCAGCAGATAGCGGGCTTCAACCTGATCCGTCGAGTAGGCCAGGAATGAATCGTTGAAGTCTTCGGACTCAAGCTCCACCCGTTCGCCTACTCCCTGAAAGAGTCCCGAGAGCAGTGAATGCGGCTGAAGATCCTTCGGCAGCACCGCTGTCTGACCCTGGAACGGCTTGGGGAACTCGGCGACGATCAGTCCCCCTTCGAACTTCCCGGACGACCGGGATGCTGCATGCAGGACGTTAAGCAAGTTCGCCTGATTGCCGCGCACTTCAAGCCGGTCGCCTTTTCTGGACTCCTGGAAATTCTTCGCCTTGCAAGCCATGGCTTTCACACCGGCAAAGTCACCTTCAACAATATCCGAGGCTTTGTATCTCAGATGCTCCGACAAGAGGTAGAGGCGCTCGAATTGTCGAAACGGAAACCGTTGAGCATCCTTGCTGTATCTATAACCGAGGTGCTTGAGGATGTACTTCTTGACTCGCCGGAACGGGTCTTTCGGAAGGATATGGATAAGGAGCTTGATACCGAGAAAACAACAGCCCGCCAACGCCATGAAGAAGACTGCGATTCCGCCGGATAAAATCCCCGCGAACCCTCCGAGCAGAGGGAGGATGATGCAGCCGATGAAAGTGTAGAACAGGGCGGCAGCAATCGTACCGTACCGCTGCCGTTTACGCTCCCACCCTGCGAACTCCTGCCGGAGACGCTCCAGCTCCGCACTATTTGCATCTTCGCCTTCCGTCAGGCTGGGTTCGGAAGGGGCCTCCGGTTTCATGATCCCGATCTCAGTGCCGGAAGTGACGCATCCCGGTCATGACCATCGCCAGCCCCTTCTCGTCCGCCGCCGCGATCACTTCGTCGTCCCGCATGGAGCCACCCGGCTGGATCACCGCCGTGGCACCGGCCTCTGCCGCTGACAGCAACCCGTCGGCGAAGGGGAAGAAGGCATCGGAGGCGACGACGGAGCCGATGGTGCCCGGCTCTGCCGCACCGGCGGCTTCTGCCATGTCGCGCGCCTTGGAGGCGGCGATGCGGGCGCTGTCGACCCGGCTCATCTGGCCGGCGCCGATGCCGACCGTGGCGCCGTTCTTCACGTAAATGATCGCGTTCGACTTCACATGCTTGCAGACCCGGAAGGCCATCAGCATGTCGGCCAGTTCCTGCTCGGTGGGCTGGCGTTTGGTGACGACTTTGAGGTCGGCAGCCGTCACCCGGCCATTATCCTTGTCCTGCACCAGATAACCACCGGCGACATTGCGCACGGTGCGTGCAGCAACGCTCGGGTCCGGCATGCCGTGGGTCAGCAGCAGGCGCAGGTTCTTCTTCGCCGCCAGCACCTTGCGGGCGTCTTCGTCCGCGTCCGGCGCGATGATCACCTCTGTGAAGATCTTCGAGATCTCTTCCGCCGTGGCGCCATCGAGCGTCCGGTTGGCGGCGATGATGCCGCCAAAGGCGCTGACCGTGTCGCAGGCGAAGGCGCGCTGATAGGCGGAGACCAGATCGTCACCGACGGCAACACCGCACGGATTGGCGTGCTTGATGATGGCGATGGCGGGCTGGGCGTCGAACTCGGCCACCAGCTCGAAGGCGGCGTCCGTATCGTTCAGGTTGTTGAAGCTCAGCTCCTTGCCCTGGATCTGCTCGGCATTGCCGACGCCCGGACGCGGATCGCCGCTGCTGTAATAAGCGGCGGACTGATGCGGGTTCTCGCCATAGCGCATGATCTTCGGGGCGGCGCCGGAGAAGGTGATACGGCGCGGATAGGTGTCGCCGATCTCGGCCGCCAGCCAGGTGGAAATGGCGCTGTCATAAGCGGCCGTACGGGCATAGGCGACCGACGCCAGCTTGCGGCGGAGCGCGTAGCTCGTCGCGCCCTTGTTCGTGTCCAGCTCAGCGATCAGATCGGCGTAATCTTCCGGATCGACCACGGTGGCGACATGGCCGTGGTTCTTGGAGGCCGCACGGATCATGGCCGGGCCGCCGATATCAATATTCTCGACGCAATCGTCATAGCCGGCGCCGGAGGCCAGCGT harbors:
- a CDS encoding LemA family protein → MDPMIVYGVPAIIFIGLYFWYASIISRKNKALEALSSVDVQLQKRFDLVPNILKLAQRFMDHEKELLTRVVELRAKVQQPYSPTDPTELAAHLEASQALETGLGRLFALAENYPDLKSDATIIRAQETYEEVEGHISAARRYYNAAVSDLNNAVEIFPGSVIAGFARVKTMPFYEIDNPEWRKPVDVDSVMRS
- the purH gene encoding bifunctional phosphoribosylaminoimidazolecarboxamide formyltransferase/IMP cyclohydrolase, which translates into the protein MAADLVRVSRALISVSDKTGLVELGKALAAHGVEILSTGGTAKALAEAGVPVKEVADHTGFPEIMDGRVKTLHPSIHGGLLALRDNDEHVAAMEKHEIAPIDLLVVNLYPFESTLASGAGYDDCVENIDIGGPAMIRAASKNHGHVATVVDPEDYADLIAELDTNKGATSYALRRKLASVAYARTAAYDSAISTWLAAEIGDTYPRRITFSGAAPKIMRYGENPHQSAAYYSSGDPRPGVGNAEQIQGKELSFNNLNDTDAAFELVAEFDAQPAIAIIKHANPCGVAVGDDLVSAYQRAFACDTVSAFGGIIAANRTLDGATAEEISKIFTEVIIAPDADEDARKVLAAKKNLRLLLTHGMPDPSVAARTVRNVAGGYLVQDKDNGRVTAADLKVVTKRQPTEQELADMLMAFRVCKHVKSNAIIYVKNGATVGIGAGQMSRVDSARIAASKARDMAEAAGAAEPGTIGSVVASDAFFPFADGLLSAAEAGATAVIQPGGSMRDDEVIAAADEKGLAMVMTGMRHFRH
- a CDS encoding DUF3137 domain-containing protein, translated to MKPEAPSEPSLTEGEDANSAELERLRQEFAGWERKRQRYGTIAAALFYTFIGCIILPLLGGFAGILSGGIAVFFMALAGCCFLGIKLLIHILPKDPFRRVKKYILKHLGYRYSKDAQRFPFRQFERLYLLSEHLRYKASDIVEGDFAGVKAMACKAKNFQESRKGDRLEVRGNQANLLNVLHAASRSSGKFEGGLIVAEFPKPFQGQTAVLPKDLQPHSLLSGLFQGVGERVELESEDFNDSFLAYSTDQVEARYLLTPSMIDRILRLRSIFRAEVGIGFSGGKIHIAMNDGREWFVDPGMGREVTDPAYLDDIREDLEYVGAILRELNLGASSRV